The Lycium barbarum isolate Lr01 chromosome 11, ASM1917538v2, whole genome shotgun sequence genome contains the following window.
TacatgaactttcaccttgttggtgaggagTTCGATTTCTCACCTTGTAAGCTCCTTtgccatttccccttcccctacccccaactttttttaaaaaaaataaataaattacccAACTCTTTCTGTTGCCCTACCAACATCTATTGTTCAATATATTTTGTCTATAGATTCAGATCAGAAATTTTCTGTCAGTAAATACAATCAAAAGGATGCAAAATATACCACTGAACTCGCTAAAAGATTACTTAGTTTTGTATTAGACTGATAGGCTGGACTCGGCAGATGCTTAAgcagaggcgaatccaggattttAAGAGGATTGGTTCACCATTTGCtatgagtttttttttatttcttttgcctTTGGTTCGTTGCTGCTTAGCGCCaatgggttttttttttatttctttttccttttggaGCTTGGGTAATTAGAAATAAAGGGAAAAAAATTCATTAGatgtaatataaaaaagaaaaacgttttttacttttgggtaatccgaattatagaagaaaaaggatttagaataatataaaaaggaaagttaaaaGGCTGATTTAGAAAATTAACCACAAAATGTGCTGGAGCTCGGGTTCGATCCCGAGACCTTGAGGAAATAAACATAGCCCTTAACCAGTGCTTGACTCGGCCTggtttgaccatgtgttccttcgattaatattagatatattttcagaattatacacataatatatcgagtttagtcgagtgaccatgtgttcacgtgacccaaattttatacataaatttgCCTATGCTTAAGAGTGACATACAtcatcagtggcggagccagaaatttAACAATATTATTAAAAAATTCGAACTTATAACCTAAAGCAATTTTTGAAGTATCTTTACCATTACAAGTggattcaaaagttaatatatatacGAAAATGAAGGAAATTCATGAACTAACTCCCATCATTCCAACCCCGTGGGAACTACTAGATCGCCCGAGAATGCTTCCGGCATCCAGGGGTCATAGACCGACCTTAGAACTCTGTTCAATAAGTGGGACACATTAGCTTTTATAAAGAGAGTTACTATTCATTATTCAATACATATCAAAATTAGTACTTTCTTTGTTGCTTGATAAATGATCATTTTGTCTTATAATTATGGTTTAATGCTGCAGCCAGAAATCATCTGGAGAATCGTATGCTGGTGCTGGTGACGGCTCATTGGCCACGAGCCATGGTGTTTTGATCAATACGCCATTACCATTTTTAACAAGCTTGATAATCACTATTTTAGCAGCAGTTTAGCATTTAAGGCAGTTGCCACTTTTGGAGTTTTGGGAGAGTTGCAAAATTGTAATCCTTATGATGAGGCAAtttctttaataaaaaaaaaaaatgccaaaGAGATTGGGGAAGAATTGCAAGCCATTTAGAACAAAGAAGTAGACGTAGCATAATTGTAGATACATAGTCCTTTTTTTGCTACTGAAATCAGTTTTAATATAAGtaagatttaagttatatacattggCAATGTAAAGAATTTTACATTATCAGTATATTTTTACATGTTCTTATTTTTCATGTTACCGATATCACTTATTATAAAACAAGTGACCTATTTAATCGTGTAAAAATTCTTTAATAGGATCATAACTTACTCGTTTTTTTGACTTGCGATGAGTGGACCCTTATAAACTCAGGTCCCAGGGTATCAATATCTTCTAACAAGACATATATCAAGGATGCAGAGGATCCTgaatttaaagtttatgagttTTTACATGATTtgtctttcgaaaacagcctcTCTGCCCCACAaaagtagaggtaaggtctgcgtacatcttaccctccctagaccctatttgtgagattacactgggtatattgttgttttgttgttgagtttctacatgatctcaagttaatatatatatatatatatatatatatatatatatatatatatatatatatatatatatatatatgtgtgtgtgtgtgtgtgtgtataggcAAAAGTTACTAAATTCCCGTGAATCCGTAAGTTACACTTAGGATTCACCACCTGATGTAGAAGTCCTTTTGATAGAAGCTATTTAAGAACAAATGGATTGCGTTATACTTCAGGAACAAGCATAAAGAAATATTGATCACTTCTATGTACAAAGGATAGCTATAATGTCCTGAAGTAGACTTGTGTTTCTGTCATGTAAGGTGTATGCAGGGTCTTTGGACAGTGCTTTACTAGATATAAGATGAAAAGAGACGGGAAAACAAGACAAAACAGCTACATCTAGAATGGCATTTGTCCAAGATTGAAACGCCTAGTATTAAGTCAAGTTGCTATGTTTCTGTAGATAATGCCTAAGCAACTTTGTCATGCCTTTGCTTCTTCTAGTAGGCAATAAGCAGTCATAACACTACACATGTCTTAAATCCATAGTCAAACAACTGGAAAATCAGTAAAATGGTGTTAAGCTTCACCAAGTTCACCTCTCAACAATGGAGGACCATTGAAATGTACTTCCTTGAGCTCCTTTAAACTCGGAGGATTCTCAATACTGCTTAACTTTGTATGCCTGTCtaccttattttttttattataagtTATAGCCATGGTGGTCAGACCAATTTGCATGCCCCTCGGCTAATTTCATAAGGTGCCTGTCATCTCTCACTAGCACTTGCACAAGTACTGGGTAACTCTATTCCCAAGGCTTAGACAGATGGAaataaatcacctagtgttttttccTCCGCTAGAAAGTGAACCTGAGACCTCAATGGTTCTCAACCCACTCCATTGACCACCAAAGTCAGACCCTTGAGTGCATGCCTACCTGATTTGACACTATTAAAAAATTATTGGCAGCAACATATAGAGATGCAAGTTTATACCTTGCCTGCTGCAGTAATAAGAGCAAATGAATAAATGCATTAAAGGATGAAGCACAATGGCCTCAAGGATGAAAGACAATCAAAAAGGCAATGACTAACCATATTAAGGTTTGATGTACCCTCCCCGTCTATCTCCATTTCCCGCGGAAATATTGGAATATTTAACAGAACAATGAGCTAAGAGAAGCGAAAGCATATAGGGGAAGGCAAATTAACACACCGTCAAAAGGTAAGTAAAGGCCTGTTTTAAGAACAGAAAAACAAAATTATGAAGTATGCAAAAACTCAAAGCAAAGAGAGCTCTTTGGCAAGCTTGATTGAGAAGTGGCAAACTCTGCATAGATAGACTACCCACATATCTAGAAGCTTTTATTGCCCCAAGCCAACATGCAAATTTCTGGTTACTTTGCTTGCCTACTAACTGTGAAAGTAATTTTCAAATAATTCTTGATATTTGTAGATGCACGCATATCAAAAGCTGAAAAGAATGGCCAAATTGCACTTAAGATGAcatctttctcctttttcttctttCGACGAGTCACTTAAGATTCTATCTCCATTCAAACATTTGTAGATCTCGGCAGAGACATCACCTATTAAAAGCTGAACAAAACATCACCTCTTTCCTGAATATATTGTAGAAGAGTGAGTGAATTATAGATTCCAATATCAGGCACTAATAATAGATGGAAATTCTAGGAGCTTGAGTAACAAGCAATGTGCACCAAAGAAAAGGACAAAGTCCAATAATTCAAAAGTGAGACATTACTCAGAGTACTTGAATATGTACATAAGCTATATAAACATGAAACTAGCAAATGCTACAGGTCATCCAATATATTTAGGTTACAACTCTCACCAATCAAGCAACAAATTTCAAGCACCGAGTTTCAGTGTGAATAGTCTTGCATTTGATTGAGCAGAAGCGCATCCCACACTGCACACATGTATAGGTTGAGGAGAAACCACAAACCGTGCAGAAATGACGACGAGAGGTGGAACTTGGTGGTCCCACTGCTGCTCTTAAATAGGTTGGCACATGTGGTGGCAAGGACTCCAGGTTTGCCTTCACAAGTAATACGGTGAGAGGTTAATTTATGTCATTCAAGTAGAGAGAAAAAACACCTATTAGTCTTGGAGAAACCTATACCTCATTCACGAGCTCAAGGAATGATTTGGGGGCTCTCTTATTTTCAAGTGCTTTAGCTTGGCGTGTTTTCCGTTTTGTGCCTTTTGGGTACTTCTTATGGGACACtggaataaaattaaataaattgaACCGAGAAGTCAGACAGGACATAAGAGAAGAAAGGAATAGAACCATATAAACTGTTATCTTAAAGACTGGAAGAGAAGGTTTACAAAAAGAAGTatgctgaaggatgaaagagaaaagaAGATGAGGATAGCGAGATAAAGATGGTCAATATGAAACTAATGTTATTGTACCCCTGATTCCGGGCCATATTTTCTGAACTAAACTTAAGTGATAGATCCTGCAAATGAAGATAATACAATAAAATTATATTCTTTCCCTTTTTTCTTCCACTGTTCCTTTGTTTTCCTATTGTCCAGTGGTTGTTAACTTTTCTATAGAACCTATTAGTAAATCATTTTCTGGGTAGAAAACTAAGCTCACGGACACAAGAAGAGAATCCATCCCACAAAACATTTGCATCTTTTTCTAACAGCAATGGTTTTCTGGGTAAGTACTAAGTCCACAGACACAATAAGAACATTAAATCCCATTAAAATTTGCTTTGTTCCATTGTCTCTCACTCATATATGTAGTGAGATACAGGATGATCTTCAATCAAGATAATGCAAGTGAATTATTGGACCTGCGTGAATGTCAACAAGCTATGGAAACAAACACTCATTGTTGAGCAATATGAATCAACTATAGCCTGTGAATGTACAATAAaaaatacacaatatacaagtccATACGTTCATATCAGCCCTTATAAAGCAACATGAAACAACTAAATCCTGTAAATAGATTCCCTGCAGAGTGTTGGTGAAAGATCTATCTTCTTATCAATTATCCAATATATAATGCTTGCCTATATGACAGGCTTCTATTTCTATAACCTTATAACCGTGTCGAGTACGTTTAAGCGGAAGGAATTGGAAGAACTCCTGGAATCGATCAAACCTATGCCTAGTGGAATCAGCTATATGAACACTTTGTATCATTTCCGCCATATTCAGGCCAATTTTATTCGATGTAACACATGCCTAGATGAGCACATTCCCAACCAATGAATTCAATATTAAGAGGAATTCATCATACATAGACTATTTACTCCCACAATTAATTTACCACAATCTTCCTCCTTTATCCAAATTTGGTACTATGTTATGGGAAACTCAGAAGGAATGTGCAGAGAAGAAATGCATCACAACCAAAGAACAATTTCAACTCCAAACAAGCTAAAACTTGTGGAAGCAGTAAAGTGTTCACATAGTTAACACATTTATGAACATACAAGGAGCAAAATGATAGGAAATAAGAAAACAACAAACCTTGATCCTCATCGTCAAGAGaagcttcatcatcatcatcaagtaGTTGTGGTTCCGCTACtgcattatcactttccaaaGCATCAAGCCGTGCCAGCATAGCCTACTCGAACAACGAAAAAACCAAATAAATAGATTTAATTGGGAAACTTACCTAAATGTACCCTTCGGCCATCTAGTTTACCAAACATGGCCGAATTATGCACTATCTATACACTGCCGCTGTACATGTAGTGTATTATATGTctaggtatgtatattatatgtataagtatGAATATGTTGTGTATAGGTATGCATAGTATATTATATTTagactccctccgtcccaatttatgtgatacttttcgcttttcgagagtcaatttgactaaactttgaaattcaattggattagattaactcaatatttttagattaaaatttacatatttgaaaactacataaaaagtactataagttgcaagtTTTcccatatcaatttggtgaaaaaatacatcttaaaatgttggtcaaagtacACGCGGTTTGAATCTTGGGAcacgaaaagtatcacataagttgggacagagagagtatacTTTATACGCTACCCATACActgtgtacatattttgtaaactagatggCCGAATAGTATTTGACTGTGATTTTCCATCCACGAACTAATTAAACTAGCAATATCCACAATGATAAACGcaaaacttgaaaaataaaatcaaaatttgGTTGAAAACATAAGGTATTTAGAATAGggcaattttcaaaaatatacagcccaacataaacCATTACGCCACatagcccaatatacaatattatacaacattatacgtTGGGGGAACAACATTgaacataatgtatcaaccttgtataaaagagtataaaaagTGTTTATACATAAATATGGACTAAAccgggtaacaaactcaaaatatgggctgaagcatgtaaatattttctcccagtagacatagagcgtaattttATCCATCCAGGAACTAATTAAACTAACAGGATATACAAAAGGGAAAAACATGCTctatgtctatttttgaaaaaatttacGCGATGGGCTATAAACGGCCAATTTAGTCCATATTTGTGCATAACCACCctttatacactttatacaaggttgatacataaTGTATAATGCTTTCCCTCAGGTATGGCGGAGCCAAGATTTTCaataagggggttcaaaatataaagaagtaacaCACAAAAGGATTAAACATTTACtatataaacagtgtaattttccgCTGAAGCTGGCTCCGCCCCTACGATATTGTCTATTGCCCTAATATTTTTCAAAAGCTGTATAAATGCAAAACACTTTATaataaattggaaaaaaaaaaacatgaggtATATTAGAATAGTAGTACCTGAGTTCTATTATCAGAACTGGCTAGAGCAGCAGCCATTTTTGGAGCAATTTTACGTGTTCGTAGAGACAGTCGCCGTGCTGAATTTGACATTTCTTCATCCATTCGATATTAATTTTTTTCTTCACTTTCCTGATTTTAATACCAAAATCTGAGTTAAACTTAGGCACTGTTACAATGGGGAAACAAAGTGAGAAGAAGATTGAAAGGAAGAGAATTTGGGGGGCTTAAAAGCACTTAATTTTCCGAAATGAGAGAAACTAATACTGACGTTGAGTTCTGTTGAGCCCCTATATTTTCAGGAACTCACTTACGAGACCCTAAACTATGTAAAATTGTATCGCTCTTCCCTTAACTTTGTTTTATTGTTTGTTGGTTTTTtccaacttagttttattgttcaTTAAAAGTTAAAAACTCTTGTTATCAAATTATCTTCAACTTTAATAGTCCTTTTAAACAAAGAACTACAAGTTTGATTAAATTTAGAGTAAATATCTCAAGAGTTCACtcaattatgagaaattatgtagcAAAATCTTATTATGTCAATATATTTTTTTGCGGGTCGGGTCAAGTGGAGTGGGTCAATAAAACGACtatctttttatttcttaaaaattTGGCTTTAAATATAAATTCCATGTCagtaaaatttaattaaaaaaaatagtactTAAATAGGTGACTTTCTAAGTGACATACCAATAGTTGAGTGACTGTTGAGTTTGAAAACAAAATTGAGTGACTTTCTAAGAGAACTACctttagttgagtgattttattgatataaaaCAAAGTTGAATGACTTTGCTATATAATTTCTCATAGTTAAGTGAgcttttgagatatttactcaCTAAATTTAGAGACAGGAAATGTTCTGaaaattatataaataaaaaataaattgatGTGTAATAAAAATTTAAGGaaaaatacaaattaaatagTAGCTTAGTATTTGAAATGTTTAACATGTTAAAATTTAAGGAAAAAGTAGCTTAGTCCTTTGCTTTTCTTTTTGTTAGCTTGAGCTGATTCAATATCCAATCCCAGATATATATAGACAACTAACAATAGGAGTTGCAGTTTAGGAACAAAAGATAGGgttcttctttctttttatatAACGGGATGTCCTGCTAGCTTGCGCGCCTCAACTACTCCACCGGATACCTGCTACCTCACATCAAGTACATGTGACGAATAACTACTCACCAAGAAAAATAGTAAGAAAAGAAAGACCACTAATCAAATCAGGTACATGTGACGAATAACTACTCACCAAGAAAAACAGTAAGAAAAGAAAGACCACTAATCAAGAACAATATCTCATGCCGACCCCAGCTACTTGTACATTGTTATCTTTCATAACACTTGCTAAACTACCAACTTATCAGTTGAAAGAAAAAGTGTGCACAGTTGTTTGCAGTTGAACTACTTCAAAACTCTAGGAGAGGCTAAgacaaaaaatgaaaattttgataaACAACAATAATCAGTAACTTTGGAAGAATTAGCTATAGGTGACCTTTTAGTTGTGAAATTAGTATAGGTGACTCATGGGGACCACTTGAAAGaaaaacccaattaaatttgggattaagaaaattggggtccaaaatgtattttttcaaacttcttaatcttttacaaaatataaaaagacCCCAACTTAATCTAAAAAACACACCAacccccttctcctcctcctcccccccccccccccccaattttttttttaaagttttgaattttttatttcctttttcacCAGCCAACCCCCCTCGtcctcccacccctcccccccAACCAAaacaaattttgattttttttttaattttttttattttctttttaaccagccgcccccttctcctcctcccacccctcccccctaccaatttttttttttaatttattttattttcttttttgccagccgcccccacccccaccccacccccccattttttttaatttgaattttttatttgctttttcaccagccaccccctcctccccccaaccccccaccaaaaaagtattttattttctttttcaccagCCGCCCCCTTCTCCTCCTCTCACCCCTCCCCCtgcccccccccccaattttgtttttaattttgattttctttatttgttttttcatccCCCTCCcaaccctccccctccccccgcccaaaaaaaaaattaatttttttttaccagCCCCCACTTCTCCTCCTTCCACCCCTTcccccctattttttttttaaaattttgattttctttatttgttttttcacccccccccccctcccaaccCTTCCCTCGCCTCCCCCCCTTCCTCCcaatttttgtttttaattttttttatcatcccccactcctcctcctcccccccattttttttttaaaaaaaattaattttctttatttgtttttttacccccctcctcctccccccaccccccaccccccggccaaaaaatattttttttaaaattttgaaaaaaaattctttttgattttttgcacccccacccttcaagaaaaaaaaattattttgaaaatttttttttgaagaattttatttttttgcacaccaccccatccccccccccccccccccccccccccacaaaatgatttttcttgaaaagaagttttgaattatttttttggtttcttacttcccccacccacccacccaaaaaaattaattttgttttaaaaaaaaagttttgaaaagtttttatttttgattttttgcaacccccccccccccccttcccctcactccaaaaaaaaatcttgaatggaagttttgattattttttttttgggtttaggaaaagtttggataaaatctaggttgttgttgttatgtgtttgtagtgaaatagatgatttttctgttgt
Protein-coding sequences here:
- the LOC132618916 gene encoding SWR1 complex subunit 6 produces the protein MDEEMSNSARRLSLRTRKIAPKMAAALASSDNRTQAMLARLDALESDNAVAEPQLLDDDDEASLDDEDQVSHKKYPKGTKRKTRQAKALENKRAPKSFLELVNEANLESLPPHVPTYLRAAVGPPSSTSRRHFCTVCGFSSTYTCVQCGMRFCSIKCKTIHTETRCLKFVA